TAGCAAAATCTAATAAGAATTATGCTTTAAAATATGTACTAGCTGAAGATGGTCAAACTATAATTAATAGTGATAATTGGGTAGATCCTTTTTCGGAAGACATATGGAAATATAATTTAGATATTGCAAAAAAGGCTGCAGAATTAGGATTAGATGAGATTCAGTTTGATTATGTTAGATTTCCTACTTTAGCGTTAAACAGTAAATTTATCATTAGATCCAAAAAGAATAATTCAAAAGTTGATGCTATTGTTGGTTTTTTAAAATATGCAAAAAAGGCTTTAAAAGAATACGATGTTTTAACTTCTGCAGATGTTTTTGGCTTAACTACAACCGTTAAGGGGGATTTATCAATTGGTCAAGATATAACTAAACTTATCAATTATGTTGATTACTTATCTCCTATGATTTATCCATCTCACTATAATTCTGGAATGTATGGGGTTGATAATCCAGATAAGAATCCCTATGAGATAATCTTTGAAAGTCTAGAAGATGCTAAAGAAAAATTAGGGGATGACGGTCATAAGTTACGTCCTTGGTTACAAGATTTTTCTCTAAGACATAGATATACAAATAAAGAGGTTAAAGAACAGATAAAAGCAGTAAAAGATAATCAACTATCAGGATGGTTATTATGGAATCCAAGATCAAAATATACAATTTCAGCAGTAAAAAGTTTAGAGAAGGGAATGAATAAGAGGTGGAATATACAGGGGAGCGAGTTATTCCGAAAAAAATGAGTCCTAAGAATGGATTATTAATAGAGCATATAGCGAGATATAAGTTTGCCAGTCAATTTATAGAAGGGCGAGTATTAGATATTGCTTGTGGCTCTGGGTATGGTACAGAGATATTAATGGCTATGGGTGAAGGAATAAAAGAAATAATTGGTGTTGATGTAGATGAAGAAACTATAAATTATGCAAAATCTAATTATCAATACCCATGGAATAAATTCATGGTAGGGAATGGTGTTAATGATGACTTGGTACAAAAACTTGGTGAGTTTGATTGTATAATTAGCATGGAAACTGTAGAACATATTAAGGATGATTATAAATTTATCAAAAATTTAAAAAAGATGCTCAAGAGAAATGGAAAGCTGATAATTTCTACTCCTTTTGGAAGAGGTAGAGATTATGAGTGTTCTAATCCTTATCATTATCGCCAATATACAGAAGGAGAATTTAGAAATTTACTAAGTTGTTTTAATGAAGTGGAAATATATTGTCAATGTGACAAGACTATTGAAAAAGCAATAGAAGGTAAAAAATATTATCTAATGCTTGGAGTTTGTAATGATTAACCTTTCTTTTGAGCAAGACAAGATTAGAAATAAGATATTATTCTGATATTTAATAGCTTTTGTTAAAAAATCATATTGACTTAATATCTTATTCTGCTAGCTGTTCTTGGAGGAAAGCTTAAAATTTTATAATATCCTTGATAGATATTTAAACTGTTGATATAGTTATTGTCTTTGATTTTGTTGTTTAATAATTTAATTTTTTGTTAAATCAAACTTAGTGTAAAATAAGTGTAGGTAAATTTAATCAAAAAATTAGAAAAAGGACTCCTCTTTTGATAAAGTGTTAAGTACCTAATCAAAACACATCAAGGAGGAGTCCCTATGGATACAATTATACAGCAGTTTGGAGAAAAAATTAAGGATAATTCAGAAGAATTTTTAAAAAATATTCTATTGAGTGATAAAGAAGATATTTCAGACTTTATAAATACTCTAAGAAAAGACTTTGATGAATTAGGTAAAGANTTGTGTAAGTATATTATAGAAGTAATAGATGAAGTAATTAAGGAAAGTCCTGAGCGTAAAAAGAATTGGAAGATAGTAAGAAAAAAGAAGAGAAAATTGATAACAGAGTTTGGTGAAGTTGAATTTGAGAGAAGGTATTATAAATCTAAGTTCAATAAAGAGTATGAACATTTAGCAGATAAAAAATTAGGTATAGATAAGTATCAAAGGATAGATACTGGCTTAGAAGCAAAGATAGTAGATTTATCAATTGATAAATCTTACGCCAAAGTAGGAGAGGAAGTAGTGAATAATTTAACTATAACAGGTCAAACAGTTATGAATAAAATAAGAAAATTAGGTAAAATAGAAAACGATAAATTAAGTAATCCGAAAGCAAAAAGAAAGATTGATTATTTATATATAGAAGCTGATGAAGACCATGTTTCTTTGCAAAACGGGAAGAATGCTGTACCAAGATTAGTTTATGTTCATGAAGGAATTATTAAAGAAAATGGTAGAAATAAGTTAAAGAACAGTTATTCCTTTTCAGGTATGTATAACAAGTCGGAAGACTTGTGGCTAGAAATTATGGACTATATAGAGGATAATTACGACTTTGATAGCATAAAGCAGATTTATATTGCAGGAGATGGGGCACTTTGGATTAAAGAGGGTTTAAAGTGGTTGCCTAAAAGTAAGCAGATACTAGATAGATATCATTTAAATAAGTATGTTTTAAAGGCTACAGGACATGCCCAAAAGCTTAGATTTGATCTTTGGCAAGGAATAAATAATTTAGATAAAGTACAGATAAAAGAGATATTTAGTGAATTGATATCTCAAGCTGAAAAGGAATCTAAGAAGAAAGCGATAAGACAAAGTAGAAGCTATATTTATAATAACTGGGCTGGAATAGTAAACTATTATAAAGATGAAAATGCTATTGGTTGTAGTGCTGAAGGTCATGTTAGTCATATATTATCAGATAGATTAAGTTCAAGACCAATGGGTTGGTCTGAAGTAGGAGTAGATCAGATGGCAAGATTAAGGTCTTTTAAATTTAATGGAGGAACAGAATACGAATTAAAAGAAATTATTCTAGAGAAAGCAAGAAAAGAGCAAAAAGAAGAAAAAATAGTGGAAATAGAATCAAAAGTAGTGAAAAATAATTTGAAAAAGAAATTTGCTGAACCAAGCAATAATATCCCAAGTATAAATAAAGGAGTAAGAACTAGACTGTTTAAAGCAGTAAAGTCATTGCTTTAATTATCAAAAGAGGAGTTTTAAACTTTTACCTACAGAAACTTGACACTATCGCATTTAAATTTTTATTGAATATTATGTAATACAAATGTTATAATATTAGTGAGGTGATTAATATGCAAACTATAAAAATCCGTAAAGTTGGAAATAGTTATGGTTTTACTATTCCTAAAGAACTTATGGAAAAATATCATTTGAAAGAAGGGGAAGAACTTCATCTTATTGAAGAAAATGATGGTTTTACATTAACCCCTTATGACCCTGAATTTGAAAAATGGACTAAATCTTTTGAAAAAACAAATCAAAAATTTAAGAATACATTAAAGGAACTATCTAAATGAAAAGCATAAATTTTATTCCTAAAAAAGCTATACTCTATTTTCATGAACAATTAATTCAAATTTACGGTGGTAGCACAGGAGTAAGAGATGAAAAACTTCTTGATTCTGCTATCCAACAACCTAAAAGCACTTTTGAAGGTGAATATCTGCATAATAGTATATTCAAAATGGCATCAGCCTATGGATTTCACTTGTGCAAAAATCATCCATTTGTAGATGGAAATAAGCGAATTGCTCTTGTTGCTATGGATACATTTCTTCAAAATAATGGCTATGAAATAACTGCATCTGAGAAAGAAACTTATACAATAATGATAAAACTGTCTTCTGAAGGTCTTTCAAAAGATGAATTAACAAATTGGTTAAAACAAAATACTACTTCTATCTAAACTTCTTGGTAATTTAAGTTTTTACCAAGAGGTTTTTCTCTTTTGATGAAAATATAAAACCCTCAGTTAGCAAAATGTCTTATAACGTCCCAGAGTTTCGCGACATCTCATAGACGCACCTATCCCTCACATCAATCTATATCTAACATAAGTCCTCGCCACCTTCACCTCTGATCAAAATTAGATGTCGTTAAACTCTTGTTACATGAAGTGCGTAGCGCCTTCTATGGAGTTTTATATTTATTTTTACCTCCATAAACTTGCGATAACTTGGATTCTATTTAGCTTATTCTTGCCCTTAACATCTATTTTCTTGTCCAACTTTACTAATTAACTATACCATAATCATCAATTAAGCAAATTTAGGCCTACTCCAACCACTTCTCACTAACCCATGTTATTAAAAATCATACTTT
This DNA window, taken from Orenia marismortui DSM 5156, encodes the following:
- a CDS encoding putative glycoside hydrolase, producing the protein MNSYKSVVLIILLICFFNSYDIYADDHIDNSFSVAEGLSFDKLDLDTDFLYRNKKIYKLDIQNLVSPHVSYSKNVKGIYINAWIATNEGKVNKLIEEIGESDLNAIVVDLKETTGRITFTKGKNEKKNLFENGLKVLIDKAHKKGIYVIGRLAVFKDSNLAKSNKNYALKYVLAEDGQTIINSDNWVDPFSEDIWKYNLDIAKKAAELGLDEIQFDYVRFPTLALNSKFIIRSKKNNSKVDAIVGFLKYAKKALKEYDVLTSADVFGLTTTVKGDLSIGQDITKLINYVDYLSPMIYPSHYNSGMYGVDNPDKNPYEIIFESLEDAKEKLGDDGHKLRPWLQDFSLRHRYTNKEVKEQIKAVKDNQLSGWLLWNPRSKYTISAVKSLEKGMNKRWNIQGSELFRKK
- a CDS encoding class I SAM-dependent methyltransferase produces the protein MEYTGERVIPKKMSPKNGLLIEHIARYKFASQFIEGRVLDIACGSGYGTEILMAMGEGIKEIIGVDVDEETINYAKSNYQYPWNKFMVGNGVNDDLVQKLGEFDCIISMETVEHIKDDYKFIKNLKKMLKRNGKLIISTPFGRGRDYECSNPYHYRQYTEGEFRNLLSCFNEVEIYCQCDKTIEKAIEGKKYYLMLGVCND
- a CDS encoding ISLre2 family transposase, encoding MDTIIQQFGEKIKDNSEEFLKNILLSDKEDISDFINTLRKDFDELGKXLCKYIIEVIDEVIKESPERKKNWKIVRKKKRKLITEFGEVEFERRYYKSKFNKEYEHLADKKLGIDKYQRIDTGLEAKIVDLSIDKSYAKVGEEVVNNLTITGQTVMNKIRKLGKIENDKLSNPKAKRKIDYLYIEADEDHVSLQNGKNAVPRLVYVHEGIIKENGRNKLKNSYSFSGMYNKSEDLWLEIMDYIEDNYDFDSIKQIYIAGDGALWIKEGLKWLPKSKQILDRYHLNKYVLKATGHAQKLRFDLWQGINNLDKVQIKEIFSELISQAEKESKKKAIRQSRSYIYNNWAGIVNYYKDENAIGCSAEGHVSHILSDRLSSRPMGWSEVGVDQMARLRSFKFNGGTEYELKEIILEKARKEQKEEKIVEIESKVVKNNLKKKFAEPSNNIPSINKGVRTRLFKAVKSLL
- a CDS encoding AbrB/MazE/SpoVT family DNA-binding domain-containing protein; amino-acid sequence: MQTIKIRKVGNSYGFTIPKELMEKYHLKEGEELHLIEENDGFTLTPYDPEFEKWTKSFEKTNQKFKNTLKELSK
- a CDS encoding type II toxin-antitoxin system death-on-curing family toxin, which encodes MKSINFIPKKAILYFHEQLIQIYGGSTGVRDEKLLDSAIQQPKSTFEGEYLHNSIFKMASAYGFHLCKNHPFVDGNKRIALVAMDTFLQNNGYEITASEKETYTIMIKLSSEGLSKDELTNWLKQNTTSI